From a region of the Arachis ipaensis cultivar K30076 chromosome B09, Araip1.1, whole genome shotgun sequence genome:
- the LOC107617374 gene encoding uncharacterized protein LOC107617374 isoform X1: protein MARKGWFTKKAKSGPACQQSQKAPASAPSPTSALHQDESEIPQASYGGVHTTVRLFRPPRSEPRPAPQTRTYSSQNSELGSDQLDTNAHEVDSIDQEVDDRSVASRAQSRKGRKTTEYWTVKTIDSDGTIKAANISVREAIERPNGRRIVLRFNNEKQPVGDEAGLLSGVLGMLGSDYGKFPICEESWRHVTTKEKVYFECVKQIFEFDEDSDGVIKKYILKSMGKSWKDTRLRLYDDYYEPTLSTEENIENRPPGIDRDHWRWYLDYRAKPETKEKCRKNALNRSKQLYTHTGGSKSLARWREKENKKEG, encoded by the exons ATGGCTAGGAAAGGCTGGTTTACCAAAAAGGCTAAATCAGGACCAGCATGCCAGCAGTCTCAAAAGGCACCGGCTTCGGCTCCGTCTCCGACTTCGGCTCTGCACCAAGATGAATCTGAAATTCCCCAAGCAAGCTATGGTGGTGTCCATACAACTGTACGCCTGTTCCGTCCACCACGCAGTGAACCAAGGCCTGCTCCACAGACGCGCACTTATAGCAGTCAAAACTCGGAGCTGGGATCCGACCAATTGGATACCAATGCTCATGAAGTGGATTCTATTGACCAAGAAGTTGACGACCGCTCTGTTGCTTCTAGAGCTCAGAGTCGCAAAGGACGGAAGACCACAGAGTATTGGACGGTTAAGACCATCG ATTCCGATGGCACAATCAAGGCGGCTAACATTAGTGTGAGGGAGGCTATAGAACGGCCCAATGGTAGAAGGATCGTGCTTAGGTTCAACAATGAAAAGCAGCCAGTTGGAGATGAAGCTGGCCTGTTGAGTGGCGTTCTTGGCATGCTTGGATCTGACTACGGTAAATTCCCTATCTGCGAGGAAAGTTGGCGTCACGTTACCACTAAAGAAAAAGTTTATTTCGAATGTGTCAAG CAAATCTTTGAGTTTGATGAAGATAGTGACGgagttataaaaaaatatattttgaaaagTATGGGGAAGTCCTGGAAAGATACAAGGCTAAGGTTGTATGATGATTACTACGAGCCAACACTGTCGACTGAAGAAAATATCGAGAACCGTCCGCCAGGAATTGATCGAGATCACTGGCGATGGTACCTTGATTATCGCGCCAAACCTGAGACGAAG GAGAAGTGCAGGAAAAATGCATTAAATCGATCAAAACAGCTGTATACACACACTGGCGGTTCAAAAAGCCTGGCTCGGTGGAGGGAAAAAGAG AACAAGAAGGAAGGATAG
- the LOC107617374 gene encoding uncharacterized protein LOC107617374 isoform X2, whose translation MARKGWFTKKAKSGPACQQSQKAPASAPSPTSALHQDESEIPQASYGGVHTTVRLFRPPRSEPRPAPQTRTYSSQNSELGSDQLDTNAHEVDSIDQEVDDRSVASRAQSRKGRKTTEYWTVKTIDSDGTIKAANISVREAIERPNGRRIVLRFNNEKQPVGDEAGLLSGVLGMLGSDYGKFPICEESWRHVTTKEKVYFECVKQIFEFDEDSDGVIKKYILKSMGKSWKDTRLRLYDDYYEPTLSTEENIENRPPGIDRDHWRWYLDYRAKPETKEKCRKNALNRSKQLYTHTGGSKSLARWREKE comes from the exons ATGGCTAGGAAAGGCTGGTTTACCAAAAAGGCTAAATCAGGACCAGCATGCCAGCAGTCTCAAAAGGCACCGGCTTCGGCTCCGTCTCCGACTTCGGCTCTGCACCAAGATGAATCTGAAATTCCCCAAGCAAGCTATGGTGGTGTCCATACAACTGTACGCCTGTTCCGTCCACCACGCAGTGAACCAAGGCCTGCTCCACAGACGCGCACTTATAGCAGTCAAAACTCGGAGCTGGGATCCGACCAATTGGATACCAATGCTCATGAAGTGGATTCTATTGACCAAGAAGTTGACGACCGCTCTGTTGCTTCTAGAGCTCAGAGTCGCAAAGGACGGAAGACCACAGAGTATTGGACGGTTAAGACCATCG ATTCCGATGGCACAATCAAGGCGGCTAACATTAGTGTGAGGGAGGCTATAGAACGGCCCAATGGTAGAAGGATCGTGCTTAGGTTCAACAATGAAAAGCAGCCAGTTGGAGATGAAGCTGGCCTGTTGAGTGGCGTTCTTGGCATGCTTGGATCTGACTACGGTAAATTCCCTATCTGCGAGGAAAGTTGGCGTCACGTTACCACTAAAGAAAAAGTTTATTTCGAATGTGTCAAG CAAATCTTTGAGTTTGATGAAGATAGTGACGgagttataaaaaaatatattttgaaaagTATGGGGAAGTCCTGGAAAGATACAAGGCTAAGGTTGTATGATGATTACTACGAGCCAACACTGTCGACTGAAGAAAATATCGAGAACCGTCCGCCAGGAATTGATCGAGATCACTGGCGATGGTACCTTGATTATCGCGCCAAACCTGAGACGAAG GAGAAGTGCAGGAAAAATGCATTAAATCGATCAAAACAGCTGTATACACACACTGGCGGTTCAAAAAGCCTGGCTCGGTGGAGGGAAAAAGAG TGA
- the LOC110266202 gene encoding uncharacterized protein LOC110266202, which produces MIHCPCPMCGFWFFQTREDAYDHLLMKPFPPNYTFWLHHGERIIDERPSGREELDPTINSGDQMRDMIHDAFNLRGLQSEDDDSMHGHAGYVADGLPYLSDEPSHEARAFQDLLNDGEQELYPGCSRFSKLSFLVRLYHIKCMCGVSNKAFGLILELLGDAFEHAQIPKTLHDAKRIIRRLGIEYKKIDACPNDCMLYQGPDHDLSRCKRCGASRWKQKTRKNSIVRINAVVKKNGKPQAAKVLRYFPLIPRLQRLFMSSKTAVDMLWHKRGTNSDGFLRHPRDGEGWKAFDMRYTDFSGDPRSVRLALASDGFNSYGNLSSKYSIWPVILIPYNLPPGFA; this is translated from the coding sequence ATGATACATTGTCCATGCCCTATGTGTGGGTTCTGGTTTTTCCAGACTAGAGAAGATGCATACGATCATCTTCTGATGAAACCATTTCCCCCCAACTATACCTTTTGGTTACATCACGGTGAGAGGATAATAGACGAGAGACCCAGCGGTAGGGAAGAACTAGATCCCACTATAAATTCAGGAGATCAAATGCGTGACATGATCCACGACGCATTCAATTTGCGGGGACTGCAGAGCGAGGATGACGATTCCATGCATGGGCATGCTGGATACGTTGCGGATGGGTTGCCGTACTTATCTGATGAACCTAGTCACGAGGCTCGTGCCTTTCAAGACTTGCTTAATGACGGCGAGCAGGAATTATATCCGGGATGTTCAAGATTCTCGAAGCTGTCTTTCCTGGTTAGGCTGTACCATATAAAGTGCATGTGCGGAGTGAGCAACAAGGCTTTTGGATTGATTCTAGAGCTATTGGGGGATGCCTTTGAGCATGCACAGATTCCGAAGACCTTGCACGATGCCAAGAGGATCATAAGGAGGCTGGGTATAGAGTACAAGAAGATAGATGCATGTCCGAATGATTGCATGCTATACCAGGGTCCCGACCACGACCTGTCTAGATGCAAACGGTGTGGAGCATCCAGATGGAAGCAGAAGACCAGGAAGAATTCAATAGTAAGGATCAACGCTGTTGTCAAGAAGAATGGTAAACCTCAGGCGGCGAAAGTTCTTCGTTATTTTCCTCTGATTCCACGGTTGCAGCGGTTATTCATGTCCAGCAAGACTGCTGTGGACATGTTGTGGCACAAGAGAGGCACCAACTCTGACGGTTTCTTGAGGCATCCCAGAGATGGCGAGGGTTGGAAAGCATTTGACATGAGATATACTGACTTTTCGGGCGATCCGCGCAGTGTTCGCTTAGCCTTGGCCAGTGATGGCTTCAATTCTTATGGAAACCTCAGTTCAAAGTACTCAATATGGCCAGTGATTCTAATCCCATACAACTTACCCCCTGGATTTGCATGA